A segment of the Colletotrichum destructivum chromosome 3, complete sequence genome:
ACTTCAGTCATGCTGTTCGGCCTTgctcttttcttccttggcCCATTTGACTCGCTGGTGACGGATAACCCAGAGCGTGAGCAGTAGACCAACGGAGCATGCTCCAAGCGTCATGAGGTATGCTGCACGGTAGCATTCGAGCCCGTCGTGGCAAACACGTTCGCCATCGGGTCCGAGAATGCTATGCTTGTCGTAGATCTTTCCGTAGAAAATGTTGAACACATTGCCGGAGACGACAGGCGAGAGCGTCATCAGACCCCAGTTTTGGCTGAGCCCGTGAATTCCAAAAGTTTCGGCAACGATGGAGGGGAACACTCCGAAAAGGAAGCCGTAGGCGATGCCAGAAAGCCCGGAAACCAATCCAAGTAAATGAGGGTTGATGACGTGGAGAGCCAGAATTTgagcgacgaagaagacaacACTGGACGCTACTAGGCACCAGACTCGACTGCCGTGGAGTACCTTGACGATGAAGTCGGAACCAACACCTGGGACGTTCAGATCAGCTCGCGTTTCGATATAAGTAAGGATTCTCGGATGACGGTCGTACGTACCGCTGAGGAGTCTGCCGGCAAAACTACAAACGGATAGTATGGATACATGCATCTGTTGCTTGGTGATGAGGTATGCCTCATCTACTGACTCGTCCCAGTGACGCCAAAGTGCTTTGACGTCGTTTCCAATGTTGCTAGAGAGATTGATATCAGCTCTAGACGGCGGGCAGTCTTGGAAAATTTGAGACTTACTTGATAGTCATCAGACCAATACCGGTGAGGATTCCCATGATGATAAACAACTGCCAAAAATCGACCTCACACAGAAGTGCCCAACCACGAATATCTACTCGATGAGAACGATCCAGATCAACACTACTCTGTACAAAAACATCACCAGGCATagaggaggagctcgacacCAGCGAGGACGTCTCGTCGGGCTCATAATCATCGGCATCGATGTTTTCGATTTGCGCCTCATCAGCCTCGCGAGACGGTGCGGACGGTTCGCTTTCTGAATGAACCAGCTCGTGGTCGATGGTGGAGTTGATTGTGGTAGTGGTAGTAGTGTTGTTGGCAACTTTAAGCGACGTACCAGGTTCAGTCAAGGCAGTACGACGTCCATGGCCAGAGAGATTAGGCTTGACCTCTTCCGAGGACGTACGGCGAAGATGTTGTGAGCCAGATAAACCATCG
Coding sequences within it:
- a CDS encoding Putative major facilitator superfamily, MFS transporter superfamily, with product MTNQRERQLHRARLVASVAATVISLACGTNYVYSAWAPQFAERLKLSSTETNVIGLSANLGMYSLGVPVGMLVDHKGPRSAVIFGSVLLAVGYFPFHIAYDRAAAPVPLLCFFSYLTGLGGCLAFAAAVKTSALNWPHHRGTATAFPLAAFGLSAFFFSTFGTIFFPGNTSAFLALLSFGTCGLTFLGFFFLRVWPHSSYHSVPASDGLSGSQHLRRTSSEEVKPNLSGHGRRTALTEPGTSLKVANNTTTTTTINSTIDHELVHSESEPSAPSREADEAQIENIDADDYEPDETSSLVSSSSSMPGDVFVQSSVDLDRSHRVDIRGWALLCEVDFWQLFIIMGILTGIGLMTINNIGNDVKALWRHWDESVDEAYLITKQQMHVSILSVCSFAGRLLSGVGSDFIVKVLHGSRVWCLVASSVVFFVAQILALHVINPHLLGLVSGLSGIAYGFLFGVFPSIVAETFGIHGLSQNWGLMTLSPVVSGNVFNIFYGKIYDKHSILGPDGERVCHDGLECYRAAYLMTLGACSVGLLLTLWVIRHQRVKWAKEEKSKAEQHD